A segment of the Candidatus Zixiibacteriota bacterium genome:
GGTATTATGAGGAATTCTCCCACAAGACAGCCAAGAAGCTCCGGCGCGAGCTGGCCGGCTGGGATGATCGTGGCGCGACCTGGCGTTTCGACAATCCCGAGGATTTCGAGACGCTGGTGGAGCTGAATCTCGGCCGCTACGCAGCGAACTCGTATTTTTATGACCGACGCTTTCTGGAAGGTTTCCGCGCCCTGCGGGATCTGCTTTCGGAACGCGGCTGGCTGCGCATGGTCACTATCTTGGTCGGCGGAGAACCGGCGGCAGTCGATATGGGAGCGGTCTTCAACGGGACTATGACCATGCTGGCCGGCGGAACAAGCGCCAATCATGTCGGTATCGCGAAACTGATCAATGTCCACCACATGACCTGGGCCTGCGAACAGAAGCTGGAGCGGGTTGACTTCCTGTGCGGTGATTTCAACTGGAAAGGGATATTCCATCTGACGCCGGCGCCGCTGTATCTTGTCCAGGAAGACAAGCAGACGGTCAGGCCGGAAGCCGGGCTTGTGCACCCGCAGCGGAAGTGGGCGCCCAGCAGCCTCGACGTGGGCGGGATCGCCAATGCCTGACGGCCGAGTGCTGGTAGTCGGCACAACCTCCGACTATATCGACCTCATCAGCAGACGCTACCCTGAACGGGCGCTGTTCGTGACCGATGCACTCGAGCGTCGGAAAGCCCGTGAACTTCCGCCCTCTCCGGGCAACGAGGTGCTCGTTGATTTGAGGCAGAGCGACGCGGTTTATCAGTCTCTGGTCGCTCACCTGTCGGAGTATCACTTGAAGCTCAACGGGGTGGCCTGTTACGACTGCGAGTCGATGGCGCTGGCGGCTGATCTCGCAGGGCGATTTGGGCTGGCGTACCCGTCAGTCGAATCCATCCACCTGCTTCGAGACAAGTTCCGGACTAAACAGATCTGGCAGGAGCGTGGGGTAAACTGTCCCCGGGCCGTGCTTGTCAGATCCGAAAGAGATGTCCTCCGTTTTGCCGACAGCGTCGGCTATCCGATCGTGCTCAAGCCGCTTACCGGCAGTGGGAGCGAGCTTACGTTCCGTTGCGACGACCGTAAACAATGCCTAAAGCACTACAGCCAGGTCAAATCTGGTTTGGGAAAACTCGCCGGATCTCGGATGTATTCGATCGCGGATGCGGAGGTGGCAGCAGGGACCATGCAGCCGGCGATAGTTACAGAGAAGCTTGTCGAGGGGCCGGAATACAGTTGTGACTTCATTATTGAGGGCGACACTGTCCGCATCATCAGGATCGCCGGAAAGATACGCTCCTGCCGACTGACTTTCGGCACCACGCTCGCCTATCTGTTGCCGGCGCGCCTGCCTGACGGCCTTGACACCTCGCATCTCGCCGGTAAGCTCCGTGAC
Coding sequences within it:
- a CDS encoding GNAT family N-acetyltransferase — encoded protein: MYRIRVVTDPGECRRLWESLIPREFVSDLWEVRTCFDHSYRHAPYFVVAEERGGVRGFLPLSRNGDSGLFNFFPGETWSGKTWLEQNRIIADQPRLLREMLAAVPGSYHLRYLRPCSPAGELYDQVDEVGYLFCPPRYGFDMERYYEEFSHKTAKKLRRELAGWDDRGATWRFDNPEDFETLVELNLGRYAANSYFYDRRFLEGFRALRDLLSERGWLRMVTILVGGEPAAVDMGAVFNGTMTMLAGGTSANHVGIAKLINVHHMTWACEQKLERVDFLCGDFNWKGIFHLTPAPLYLVQEDKQTVRPEAGLVHPQRKWAPSSLDVGGIANA
- a CDS encoding ATP-grasp domain-containing protein; translated protein: MPDGRVLVVGTTSDYIDLISRRYPERALFVTDALERRKARELPPSPGNEVLVDLRQSDAVYQSLVAHLSEYHLKLNGVACYDCESMALAADLAGRFGLAYPSVESIHLLRDKFRTKQIWQERGVNCPRAVLVRSERDVLRFADSVGYPIVLKPLTGSGSELTFRCDDRKQCLKHYSQVKSGLGKLAGSRMYSIADAEVAAGTMQPAIVTEKLVEGPEYSCDFIIEGDTVRIIRIAGKIRSCRLTFGTTLAYLLPARLPDGLDTSHLAGKLRDASKALGIDRAVCMVDFIMHNKRPCFLELTPRPGGDCLPPLIMRSCGLDMLGVALDFAESRPVSAPPEAEWTRLVGARMFARQEGMISRLDTGAVQAHPAVVECWLKRSPGHVVTLPPEDYESWLLGHVIFKPSSLHYHLLERESEAIVSRLAVDFETRHEQKLRGLLSPHRRAAEAADTAA